One window of the Roseovarius sp. THAF9 genome contains the following:
- a CDS encoding ATP-binding protein: MAFTTGTVLPLRDAAARIKPRAGAVLAAALLFGAAAVFLPDPTLQIACVFTAAILMNSALWIGIVNAAEARFRKGLVDAAADFLGEDATPAIVTGRDGDIQYANRAAMSAFSADEATTLAGALKHAVANPGPILYRLESRAQVRGSAHEDVVTRAGHLRIGVHRAAADRYIWRIEKSADRPSRETDPVPLPMLTVGRGGAVLFMNTAARQLVGERVRSLDRIFPKLPLRSGQINDITTAEGHKPCLAVELEGVAGRREVFLLPGVAPTERQPDGWAFFDELPVPLLKLARSGEVQISNRPARDLLGVEECCGNTLSELMEGLGRSIPDWLEDAAKGRGGVQSEFLRVKRDDRETFVQVTLNRATEAGETVLIAVLNDATKLKTLEGQFVQSQKMQAIGQLAGGVAHDFNNLLTAIAGHCDLLLLRHDQGDPDYGDLIQINQNANRAAALVGQLLAYSRKQTLRPEVMDLRDMLSDLTHLLNRLVGERVILSLKHDPTLWSIRADKRQLEQVLMNLVVNARDAMPEGGDIRIATENVTFDEPLRRDRAVVAPGRYVRVSVSDEGVGIAKDKLQKVFEPFFTTKRTGEGTGLGLSTAYGIVKQTGGFIFADSQPGEGTVFQVLLPAHESAEPQDAEIATPAQLASKTDGVVLLVEDEAPVRAFASRALQLRGMTVLEADSAEAALELLEDTTLEVDVFVSDVVMPGIDGPAWVLQALEKRPKTQVVFMSGYAEEAFGEIQSRIPNSTFLPKPFSLTELTETVQHQLNRE; encoded by the coding sequence TTGGCATTCACTACCGGAACCGTTTTGCCGTTGCGTGATGCCGCGGCCCGGATCAAGCCACGCGCCGGGGCGGTGCTGGCAGCGGCACTTTTGTTCGGCGCGGCGGCGGTTTTCCTGCCTGATCCGACATTACAGATCGCGTGCGTCTTCACCGCGGCAATCCTGATGAATTCGGCGTTGTGGATCGGCATTGTGAACGCGGCCGAGGCGCGGTTTCGCAAGGGCCTGGTCGATGCGGCGGCGGATTTTCTGGGCGAGGATGCGACACCCGCCATCGTGACCGGGCGCGACGGCGACATCCAGTATGCCAACCGCGCCGCGATGAGCGCCTTTTCCGCCGACGAGGCGACGACGCTGGCCGGGGCGCTGAAACACGCGGTGGCGAACCCGGGGCCGATCCTCTATCGCCTGGAGAGCCGGGCGCAGGTGCGTGGATCGGCGCATGAGGACGTGGTCACCCGCGCCGGACATCTGCGCATCGGCGTGCATCGCGCCGCGGCCGACCGGTATATCTGGCGGATCGAGAAATCCGCCGACCGCCCTTCGCGCGAGACCGACCCGGTGCCGCTGCCGATGCTGACGGTGGGACGGGGCGGGGCCGTTCTGTTCATGAACACGGCTGCGCGGCAGTTGGTGGGGGAACGTGTGCGGTCGCTGGACCGGATCTTTCCCAAGCTGCCGCTGCGCTCGGGCCAGATCAACGACATCACCACGGCCGAGGGGCACAAGCCATGCCTTGCCGTCGAACTGGAAGGCGTTGCCGGGCGGCGCGAAGTGTTCCTGCTGCCCGGTGTGGCCCCGACCGAGCGGCAACCTGACGGCTGGGCCTTCTTCGACGAATTGCCTGTGCCTTTGCTAAAGCTGGCGCGCTCGGGCGAGGTGCAGATATCGAACCGTCCGGCGCGCGACCTTCTGGGCGTGGAAGAGTGCTGCGGCAACACGCTGTCGGAGCTTATGGAGGGGCTGGGGCGGTCGATACCGGACTGGCTGGAGGATGCGGCCAAGGGGCGCGGCGGGGTGCAGTCGGAGTTTCTGCGCGTCAAGCGCGACGACCGCGAGACTTTCGTTCAGGTCACGTTGAATCGCGCGACGGAAGCGGGCGAAACAGTGCTGATCGCTGTTCTGAACGACGCGACCAAGTTGAAGACGCTGGAAGGGCAGTTTGTACAAAGCCAGAAAATGCAGGCGATCGGACAGCTTGCCGGTGGCGTGGCGCATGATTTCAACAACCTGCTGACGGCCATCGCGGGGCATTGCGACCTCTTGCTGCTGCGCCACGACCAAGGCGACCCGGATTACGGCGACCTTATTCAGATCAACCAGAACGCCAACCGGGCCGCGGCGCTGGTGGGTCAGCTTCTGGCCTATTCGCGCAAACAGACCCTGCGCCCCGAGGTGATGGACCTGCGCGACATGTTGTCTGATCTGACCCATCTGTTGAACCGGTTGGTGGGCGAGCGGGTGATCCTGTCGCTGAAACACGACCCGACGCTATGGTCGATCCGCGCGGACAAGCGGCAGTTGGAACAGGTGCTGATGAATCTTGTGGTCAACGCCCGTGACGCGATGCCCGAAGGCGGCGACATCCGAATCGCGACCGAGAACGTCACGTTCGACGAGCCCCTGCGCCGCGACCGCGCCGTGGTGGCGCCGGGGCGCTATGTCCGGGTGAGCGTGAGCGACGAGGGGGTGGGCATTGCCAAGGACAAGCTCCAGAAGGTGTTCGAGCCGTTCTTCACCACCAAGCGCACCGGCGAAGGTACGGGGCTTGGGCTTTCGACTGCGTATGGGATCGTCAAGCAGACCGGCGGCTTTATCTTCGCCGACAGCCAGCCGGGCGAGGGCACGGTCTTTCAGGTCCTTCTGCCCGCCCATGAAAGCGCCGAACCGCAGGACGCCGAAATCGCGACCCCGGCGCAACTTGCGTCCAAGACCGACGGCGTCGTGCTTTTGGTCGAGGACGAGGCGCCGGTCCGAGCCTTTGCCAGCCGCGCCCTGCAACTGCGCGGCATGACGGTACTGGAAGCCGATTCGGCCGAGGCGGCGCTTGAATTGCTGGAAGACACGACGCTTGAGGTGGATGTTTTCGTGTCGGACGTGGTGATGCCGGGTATCGACGGCCCCGCTTGGGTCTTGCAGGCGCTGGAAAAACGCCCGAAGACACAGGTGGTGTTCATGTCGGGATATGCCGAGGAAGCGTTCGGTGAAATCCAGTCGCGCATTCCCAACTCGACTTTCCTACCCAAGCCGTTTTCGTTGACGGAGTTGACCGAGACTGTGCAGCACCAGCTGAACCGCGAGTGA
- a CDS encoding gamma-glutamyl kinase produces the protein MLVFSNEKLVFLSVPKTGTTAYEAALAPRAAIVVRQPPELKHAPVFRYNRFFRPAIEKFMGEGFDVLAVMREPLDWLGSWYRYRQRPGQEQARNSTHGISFDEFVTEYMKGKRAAYAQVGSQTKFLEPQNNGTAVTHLFRYEDQDGLRRFLSERLQVEIETRRMNSSPTMALTLDQQVEQRYRRKFAVEYQLYDGIEADGAFSPLANGVLPPHH, from the coding sequence ATGTTGGTGTTTTCAAACGAAAAGCTCGTTTTCCTGTCGGTGCCCAAGACCGGCACCACCGCCTACGAGGCCGCCCTTGCGCCCCGCGCGGCCATCGTCGTGCGCCAGCCGCCCGAGCTGAAACACGCCCCGGTCTTTCGCTACAACCGCTTCTTCCGCCCTGCCATCGAGAAGTTCATGGGCGAGGGATTCGACGTGCTGGCGGTGATGCGCGAGCCGCTCGACTGGCTGGGGTCGTGGTATCGCTATCGTCAGCGTCCGGGACAGGAACAGGCTCGCAATTCGACCCACGGGATCAGCTTCGACGAATTCGTGACCGAGTACATGAAGGGCAAGCGTGCGGCTTATGCGCAAGTCGGCTCGCAAACCAAGTTCCTGGAGCCGCAGAACAACGGCACCGCGGTCACGCATCTGTTTCGCTACGAAGATCAGGACGGGTTGCGACGTTTCCTGTCAGAGCGGCTGCAGGTGGAGATCGAGACGCGGCGCATGAACAGTTCGCCGACCATGGCGCTGACCCTCGACCAGCAAGTCGAGCAGCGCTATCGCCGGAAGTTCGCGGTCGAATATCAGCTTTACGACGGAATCGAAGCTGATGGGGCGTTCTCGCCCTTAGCCAATGGCGTGCTGCCGCCGCATCACTGA
- the recA gene encoding recombinase RecA — MATADLLNMDSKKNADRQKALDSALAQIERQFGKGSIMKLGADNPAQDIESTSTGSLGLDIALGIGGLPKGRIVEIYGPESSGKTTLTLHCVAEEQKKGGVCAFVDAEHALDPVYAKKLGVDLDELLISQPDTGEQSLEIVDTLVRSGAVSMVVVDSVAALTPKSELEGDMGDSSVGVHARLMSQAMRKLTGSISRSKCTVIFINQIRMKIGVMFGSPETTTGGNALKFYSSVRLDIRRIGSIKDRDEVVGNQTRVKVVKNKVAPPFKQVEFDIMYGEGISKRGELLDLGVAAGVVEKSGSWFSYGDERIGQGRENAKNFLKENKKIAFEIEDKIRGAHGLDFDMPDGGDEDDEDILEA, encoded by the coding sequence ATGGCAACGGCAGATCTTTTGAACATGGACAGCAAGAAAAACGCAGACCGCCAGAAGGCGCTGGACAGCGCGCTGGCGCAGATCGAACGGCAGTTCGGCAAGGGCTCGATCATGAAACTGGGCGCCGACAACCCGGCGCAGGACATCGAATCGACCTCGACCGGCTCGCTTGGCCTCGACATCGCGCTTGGCATCGGCGGGTTGCCCAAGGGCCGGATCGTTGAAATCTACGGGCCCGAAAGCTCGGGCAAGACGACGCTGACTCTGCATTGCGTGGCGGAGGAGCAGAAAAAGGGCGGCGTTTGCGCCTTTGTCGACGCCGAGCACGCGCTGGACCCGGTCTATGCCAAGAAGCTGGGCGTGGATCTGGACGAGCTGCTGATTTCGCAGCCCGATACGGGCGAGCAGAGCCTGGAGATCGTGGACACGCTGGTGCGGTCGGGTGCCGTGAGCATGGTTGTGGTCGACTCGGTCGCCGCGCTGACGCCGAAGTCGGAGCTTGAGGGCGACATGGGCGACAGCAGCGTGGGCGTGCATGCTCGCCTGATGAGCCAGGCCATGCGCAAGCTGACGGGCTCGATCAGCCGCAGCAAGTGCACGGTGATCTTCATCAACCAGATTCGCATGAAGATCGGCGTCATGTTCGGCAGCCCCGAAACGACCACGGGCGGCAACGCGCTCAAGTTCTACAGCTCGGTGCGTCTGGACATTCGCCGGATCGGCTCGATCAAGGACCGCGACGAGGTGGTGGGCAACCAGACCCGCGTGAAGGTCGTGAAGAACAAGGTGGCGCCGCCCTTCAAGCAGGTCGAGTTCGACATCATGTACGGCGAGGGTATCTCGAAACGCGGCGAGTTGCTGGACCTTGGGGTCGCGGCCGGCGTGGTCGAGAAATCGGGCAGCTGGTTCAGTTATGGCGACGAGCGCATTGGCCAGGGGCGCGAGAATGCCAAGAATTTCCTGAAGGAAAACAAGAAGATCGCCTTCGAGATCGAGGACAAGATCCGCGGCGCGCACGGTCTGGATTTCGACATGCCAGATGGTGGGGACGAAGATGACGAGGATATCCTCGAGGCGTGA
- the alaS gene encoding alanine--tRNA ligase, giving the protein MPTLNEIRSTFLSFFERNGHEVVPSSPLVPRNDPTLMFTNSGMVQFKNLFTGVEKRDYSRATTSQKCVRAGGKHNDLDNVGYTARHHTFFEMLGNFSFGDYFKREAIPYAWDLLTKDFGIDNSKLLVTVYHTDDEAAEIWKKHAGLSDDRIIRIATDDNFWSMGATGPCGPCTEIFYDHGPEIWGGPPGSPEEDGDRFIEIWNLVFMQNERFEDGSQVDLDMQSIDTGMGLERIGALLQGKHDNYDTDLMRSLIEASAHVTDGAPDGPGNVHHRVIADHLRSTSFLIADGVMPSNEGRGYVLRRIMRRAMRHAHLLGAQDPVMYRLVPNLVGLMGQAFPELGRAQPLIEETLELEEKRFKQTLDRGLRLLDDELGKLGDGAALPGEAAFKLYDTYGFPLDLTQDALREKGREVDVAGFDAAMEEQKAKARAAWSGSGEAADATVWFDLAEKHSATDFLGYDTETAEGVVQAIVVDGEAVDKLGANKATGWVVVNQTPFYAEAGGQVADHGYLRSLEGASEARFAGQVSDVQKRAGGLSAHFVTVEDGALKVGDPVRLEVDHKRRTAIRSNHSATHLLHEALRKALGDHVAQRGSLNAPDRLRFDFSHAKGMTLEEIRRVEEEVNAYIRQNGKVETRIMTPDDARAIGAQALFGEKYGDEVRVVSMGSEDGSGKGLDGQTYSIELCGGTHVRQTGDIGLFVMVGEGASSSGVRRIEALTGPEAFKYLSEQDHRMAALASELKAQPDDVLDRVRALMDERKALANEVTQLKRELAMGGGGTSGPEAKDVNGVKFLAQVLSGVSGRDLPPLMDEMKTRIGSGAVLLIADADGKAAVAAGVTKDLTDKLSAVDLVRAAVAELGGKGGGGRPDMAQGGAASTDNAEAAIAAAEQVLQG; this is encoded by the coding sequence ATGCCCACGCTTAACGAGATCCGCTCGACCTTCCTCAGTTTCTTTGAACGCAACGGCCACGAGGTTGTGCCGAGCAGCCCGCTTGTGCCGCGCAACGACCCGACGCTGATGTTCACCAATTCGGGCATGGTGCAGTTCAAGAACCTGTTTACCGGGGTGGAGAAACGCGACTATTCCCGCGCGACCACCAGCCAGAAATGCGTGCGGGCGGGGGGTAAGCACAACGACCTCGACAATGTCGGGTACACCGCGCGGCACCATACGTTTTTCGAGATGCTGGGGAATTTCAGTTTCGGCGATTACTTCAAGCGCGAGGCGATCCCTTATGCCTGGGACCTGCTGACCAAGGATTTCGGGATCGACAACTCCAAGCTCTTGGTCACGGTTTACCATACCGATGACGAGGCGGCGGAGATCTGGAAGAAGCATGCCGGCCTGAGCGATGACCGGATCATCCGCATCGCCACGGATGACAATTTCTGGTCGATGGGCGCCACAGGTCCTTGTGGGCCGTGCACAGAGATCTTCTATGACCACGGGCCCGAGATCTGGGGTGGGCCTCCGGGCAGCCCGGAAGAGGATGGCGACCGGTTCATCGAGATCTGGAACCTTGTTTTCATGCAGAACGAGCGGTTCGAGGATGGCAGCCAGGTGGATCTGGACATGCAGTCGATCGACACCGGCATGGGGCTGGAGCGGATCGGCGCGCTGTTGCAGGGCAAGCACGACAATTACGACACCGACCTGATGCGCAGCCTGATCGAGGCGAGCGCGCATGTGACGGATGGTGCGCCCGACGGGCCGGGCAACGTGCATCACCGGGTGATCGCAGACCATCTGCGCTCGACCTCGTTCCTGATTGCCGACGGGGTGATGCCGTCGAACGAGGGGCGCGGTTACGTGCTGCGCCGGATCATGCGCCGGGCGATGCGGCACGCGCACCTGCTGGGCGCGCAGGATCCGGTGATGTACCGGCTGGTGCCGAACCTCGTGGGCCTGATGGGGCAGGCCTTCCCCGAGCTGGGCCGGGCGCAGCCGCTGATCGAGGAGACGCTGGAACTGGAGGAAAAGCGGTTCAAACAGACGCTGGACCGGGGTCTGCGCCTGTTGGATGACGAGTTGGGCAAGCTGGGCGATGGCGCCGCGCTGCCCGGTGAAGCGGCGTTCAAGCTGTATGACACTTACGGCTTTCCGCTGGACCTGACGCAGGACGCGCTGCGCGAGAAGGGCCGTGAGGTGGATGTGGCCGGGTTCGACGCGGCGATGGAAGAGCAGAAAGCCAAGGCCCGCGCGGCTTGGTCCGGCAGTGGCGAGGCGGCGGACGCGACCGTGTGGTTCGATCTGGCCGAGAAACACAGTGCCACGGATTTCCTCGGGTATGACACGGAGACGGCCGAGGGCGTGGTGCAGGCAATCGTTGTCGACGGCGAGGCCGTGGACAAGCTGGGGGCCAACAAGGCGACGGGCTGGGTCGTGGTCAACCAGACGCCGTTCTATGCCGAAGCGGGCGGGCAGGTGGCCGACCATGGCTATCTGCGCAGCCTGGAAGGCGCCAGCGAAGCGCGCTTTGCCGGGCAGGTGAGCGACGTGCAGAAACGTGCGGGGGGTCTGTCAGCGCATTTCGTGACCGTCGAGGACGGTGCATTGAAGGTGGGCGACCCGGTGAGGCTAGAGGTGGATCATAAGCGCCGGACGGCGATCCGCTCGAACCACTCGGCCACGCACCTGCTGCACGAGGCGCTGCGTAAGGCGCTTGGCGATCACGTGGCACAGCGCGGGAGCCTAAATGCGCCAGATCGGCTTCGGTTCGATTTCAGCCATGCCAAGGGCATGACGCTGGAGGAAATCCGCCGAGTCGAGGAAGAGGTCAACGCCTATATCCGCCAGAACGGCAAGGTCGAAACCCGGATCATGACGCCCGACGATGCGCGCGCCATCGGGGCGCAAGCGCTCTTTGGCGAGAAATACGGCGACGAGGTGCGCGTGGTGTCGATGGGGTCCGAGGACGGCTCGGGCAAGGGGCTGGACGGTCAGACCTATTCGATCGAGCTGTGCGGCGGCACGCATGTGCGGCAGACCGGCGATATCGGCTTGTTCGTGATGGTGGGCGAGGGCGCGTCGAGTTCCGGCGTGCGCCGGATCGAGGCGCTGACCGGGCCGGAGGCGTTCAAGTACCTCAGCGAGCAGGATCACCGCATGGCGGCGCTGGCGTCGGAACTGAAGGCGCAGCCGGATGACGTGCTGGACCGCGTGCGCGCGCTGATGGACGAGCGCAAGGCGCTGGCCAACGAGGTGACGCAACTGAAGCGGGAGCTGGCGATGGGCGGCGGTGGCACGTCCGGCCCCGAGGCCAAGGACGTGAATGGCGTGAAGTTTCTTGCCCAAGTGTTGTCGGGCGTGTCGGGACGGGACCTGCCGCCGCTGATGGACGAGATGAAGACGCGGATCGGCTCGGGCGCGGTACTGCTGATCGCCGATGCCGACGGCAAGGCCGCCGTGGCCGCGGGCGTGACGAAAGACTTGACCGACAAGCTGTCGGCGGTCGATCTTGTCCGGGCCGCCGTGGCGGAACTGGGCGGCAAGGGCGGCGGGGGCCGACCCGACATGGCGCAGGGTGGCGCGGCGAGCACCGACAATGCCGAGGCCGCCATTGCGGCGGCGGAACAGGTGTTGCAGGGCTGA
- a CDS encoding DUF1330 domain-containing protein — MAAYLIARINVTDPEDYKAYASQTVALAEEFGGRFLANGGTQTQVEGIGPDRNVIIEFPDHQAALDWYNSDAYQRILPIATSSSTRDIVIVDGV, encoded by the coding sequence ATGGCGGCCTACCTGATTGCGCGGATCAACGTGACCGATCCCGAGGATTACAAGGCCTACGCCAGCCAGACCGTCGCGCTGGCCGAGGAATTCGGCGGGCGGTTCCTGGCCAATGGCGGAACGCAGACTCAGGTCGAGGGGATCGGCCCGGACCGCAATGTGATCATCGAGTTCCCCGACCACCAGGCGGCGTTGGACTGGTACAATTCGGATGCGTATCAGCGCATCCTGCCCATCGCGACGTCATCGAGCACGCGCGACATCGTCATCGTGGACGGAGTTTGA